The stretch of DNA ttctctctgtctctctctccctcccagcccatcTCCACTATCCCTTGTTCTGCGAAAGCAGCGAGCTCCGTCCCCGCCACAGTGCTCTGGATGCTGTCGGAAGGCTCCCTGCTCGGTGAGATtctccacacctcctggctgctGGGTAACGGGCGACAGGGAAGCAAACAGCCTTGGCCCCGCTCTGCCCTCTGGCTGGGGAGAGCtgcatggagctaggagctgggaGAGGTCTTTCCCTGCGATCATGattggtgcttggggtgggattGATCTTTCAAGGTGTTGAGAACTCATCCCCTGGTGGGCGGGATGCCGGCTTGTAGGGCTGGCTTGGTTTGCATCACGGGCAGCTTTCTCCATCTAGGGGTGTTGGGACAGGAGGGAATTCTCTGGTGTAAAGACCCAGGTTGTCCCCATTTCCTCCTGGATGATATGACTCGTCCTGCAGCCTTTGGTTTGGGTGTGACTGGTGGGGGCAGCTTTGCATCTTCGCTCTGTACCAAGGCAATGCAGATTTGTCTGGGCCTCTTCTCCGCCTCAGAAAGATCTCTGAACCGCTACTTCTGGGTGGGAGTCACCTTGCTTCCTTGTCTAACCCGGGGCCTTGACCGACACCACACCTTCCACAGCTTCCCTCCTTGATCCCTGCCCCCGACGTGGGGGGTCCCGCAACAGAGATGGGGCCAGCAGAGCTCGTGTGTGGGACGAGAACGGAGGCATCTCTACCACCGGGTACCTCCAGCAATAGTCTCGACTCCCTGTTAATTGCAATTGGCTCCAGCAGAGAAGGATGGAGTGCGGGGACTGCAGGCTCCTCTACATTGCATGAGCATGGTGAGCTGCTCCTGAGGttggtaggtgtgtgtgtggaggccaAGCGCAGGGGTAGAAGCCTAGGGCTCGGTGCTTTGTGGGTTGGAACAGTGGAATACATTACTTTCCTAGGGGGCTCTGAGCAGCAGTAACTATAAAGCCTCTCTCATTCAGAGATCTGGGTTAAACTTGACCACAGGAGCTACATGAGATGGGTTGTGTTTGTTTTGCGGCTCCCCAGTGGACTAAACCACCCCCCAAGCGGGCTAGATTGGCAGTGTCAGCTCAGGAGAAGCCCAGGAATGAACTGGTGGAGGTTGCTAGAGGACATAATTGGGGGCCATTGGCTGCTGTGTGTGAGAGGAGTCCGGgggtgggatagcaggggggctgtggtgGGTATTGAGGGGGATCAGCAGAGTTGGAAGAGGAAGCCAGGggactgtgggtcaggattgagaggGACCTTGACAGAACTGTGTAGTGGGGGAGTCAGGTTGGGATAGCTGGACAGCTGTGAGTTGGGATTAAGgaacattggcagagctggggggtgggggtggggggtttgaAGCAGAGCCCAGCCTGGGATAGCATGAGGGCTGCGGgccaggattgaggggcatcagcagagctgtgtgtggaccCAGAACTGGATTGCCTGCTAATTCTGTGCAGCTGGTGCTAAGCTGCCGTGACATTTTGCATTGGAACTCCGTCAGCACTAGGGGCAGCCCCCTCTGCAGAACCCTAGCATCTCTGAGAGCAGTTGGCTTCTGCTGTATCAGTGACCATTGGCTACCTGGCTCCAGCCCTTATCCGAGGTCCAAACTGCGCTTGAGTGAAATGTGCCGCCCTGGCATAGGGCTCTGGGATTGGTGGGTGGCACCTAGTACAGCATCACAAGGGTAGGGGCTGTAGGGGCAAGGCTTGGGACTAATAAACATCCTTGTTTAAGCAGCATTTGGGCTGGCGGCTGATTATTTCGTGTCTGCCTCGGTCTGTGGTTCCCTTCCTGTCACTGAAGAGGGCCTACTGGCTTTGCTAATGGGCTCCTCTTTGAGCAGTCACAGACCCTGaaatcttcctcccagctgatctcATGCTGCAGGAGGTGCCATCCCTCACCTCCCTCTCTTCTCTGTCCACAGAGCTGCTTCTGTGGTGGGACAGTGGCCCAGTAGTGAGGgtgcttgggagacctgggtttaattcccagctctaccacagacttctggCGTGACCTTGGGCAGGCCACTCAGTCTCGGTTTtcaccatctgtacaatggggataatagctcgGCACTGCCTcatgatggggagggaggaaaagagtTGAAGCTTCAAGGCGCCCAGATGATGGCAATCCTTGTCTCTTATCAGCagctctcagagcactttacaaatcagGTCAGAATCGTGACCCCCATTCAGGGGGACTCTGAAGCACAGAGGGGaaacgtgacttgcccaaggtcacccagcaggtcagtggcagagccccactcttctgagtcctagtccagtgcatGATCCCCTAGGCCACACAGGCTCTCCTAATGGGGACCAGATAAGTACCTTAGATGGTCAGAAGTACAGAACAGCTGGTGTTACAGGGCCACCTACCCCGGAGCAAGGAGAAGGGGAATCCTATGTAATGGGAAAGGCTACTTCTATAGCTAGACTGACTCTGCCTTCCACTTCTTCCAGTAGCCTTTGCTTCCTTCCCCTGGAAACATGGAGCACATCCCAGGCTATGGACATGGTTGTAGGATGGGGATCTTCCTCTAATTACCTTCCCTACTCCTCATTTTGTCTTCAGTGGACCTCCAGCTCCTTAGCAGAGCCCGACAGCAGGATACCTTCCCAGCACTGAGCTGAGACGTATGTCCTGTTTAGGGGAGAAGACAGGATAGCCCTGGTGGAATAAAACTAGTCGGGGGAAGGGGTGTTCTCACATCAAACCGCTACAGCCAGGTTCTCACACCATGGCTCCTTTGCCCCCCTCTAGTAATGGGACCATGTAGTGGCTGTAAATTACACCGCTAAAGCAGGGTAAAAAGGggccttaggcccagatcctcaaaggtatttcagcTCCTAACTTGCATTGAAAGTAAGGGAAGGAAGCTAAATACCTGGGAGGATTGGGCCTTGGACAGGGCCTAGCCTGAAACTCGGAGTACACCTCAGACTCTGAGTGGGGAGATCTGACTTAGGGGTGGCATATCTGTGACCTGTTGCTTTGCAAAGAGCTGTAACTCTCCAGTGCTTGTTTGAGTGTGTCTGTGGCTAAGAACTCCCTTTGCTAAGCCGGTGTTCCTTTCATGTTGCCCTTTAAACTAGAAGCCAGAGGCCCCTGCAGccaggtggagtggggggggtgtAAGCAGCTGGGTGGTTTGGGATAGCTGTGGCACTGCTTTTGGGGCCTAGGGTGGCCGGGGTGCAGTGCCCCACAACCTACCAAAGGGCTCAGACAAGAGGTCTGCACCTGGGCGGCCACCCTACAGACCCAGAAACAGGGACTAGAACCCAGTGGGGTTAGAAGCTTGTGGGACCCAGGATTGGGTCCGCTTccaacaaactggagaaaagagGACTGGGCTTGgtctagttaaagcagtacaacacCCCACCCCTCCGGCTGGACATCATGATTGGGATATAAAGGTGCTGAGCTATTCCcctacaggaaggggaataagctattgCAGTCTAAGGCACCTTTCTACCACTATAACTGCCCACAGTAGGGCTTGTCTATATCTGTCCgttaacctccccctcccccagctgacaGTCGTACTGGAACCAACTCTGAAGCcaacaaagaaaaggcacttcctAGCTGACTAAAGAGAAATAGCTTCTCCCAAATGATTAATAGTGATTAATAAAGTCAGTGCCCTCCTAGGTACTATTTCCTAGAACATTGTTTAATCTACTTGCCAGTAGCCTTGCTCCCCTTAGGAAAGTgaaagtgtcttttttttttaactttccattGACTGGCATTCAGTCTCTCAATCCTATATCCATGCCAGCGGTGCTGAGAACCTCCAGCTCCTGTACTTCATACAAGTGGGGGCTGCTCTGCACTTGTGAAAAccaggtcacttcccctctctggctACTCGCTCCTGTGGAGGGTTCAAGGGCTGGTTCGTCTCTAACTCCTGAGAGTTGGACCCCATGTAGGTACGGGGGAGGACATTTGCTCTTTTGCTGAGGTAGAGGGGACTTCACTCTTCAGAGCTCGTACTCCACTATCACGTGCCAGTATGAAATTCCGTCCCAGAATGGAGAGGGCACCAGTTTTCACACTGATCAAATAGCTCAATTAGTTTCTCCAGCCTGGCTCCTGAAGGGCTTCTGTGGATGAGGGAGGCTTGGAGGTGACAGCCATAACCAGTGAAGTGAAGAACGGCTGCAAATTTCCCTGCTACAGGTCATTTGTGATGCTGCTGTGTTTCTCTATGCTCACCACCTTGACTAGCTGCCTGGttgtgctgcagcacctccttcCAGCCCTGGGATGCAGAGGCATTTGTACTCATTGCATAGCACCAGCTAGGTGCTCTGCGGCTgttgcagcaccctcctttcagTACAGGTAGACAGTGAGATGTGTAAATATAGTACATCATCCACCAGCTAGGCAAGTAATGGGTGCTTTGCAGAATAAGCACCCCCACAAGGGTCCTTGCCCCCAATCTAATGCACATAGAAGCTCTGAGCTGTTGAGGAAGGGTGATCCCCAGTGTCTTGGGAGGAGTTAATAGCAGTGAAAGCAGAGGTGCCATTGCCCTCTCTTAAGGGATCTGGTGTCCTGGCCTTGATAAGGATGGCCTATTTGCTCTTAGCGCTATCCCTAGCAGCAGAAGAAGATTCAGAGACCTGTGATGACACAAACTAGGCTCAGACATGGACACCAGTGCAACTTCCCTTCTGCATTGGGATTCGTGCCACCAGCAGGGATGGCAGGAGCCTAGCTGGTGGGGTCAGGGCCAGTAGTAGCCAGCTTGGCTGTTGGAATGCACTGCTGCTGGGCTAATCCCCTTACCCCATCTAGGGTGGGGCCAGTGACTCTTTGCCCCCACGGTGGCTCATTTTCCCCTGGCTTGTGGGGGCAGCTTGCTTTCCCTTGGGCTTGGCTGGTCACCTGGCTTAGATGGGGTCCCACCCAGCTGTCCCATTTCGGGTTTGGCTAGTCTTCTCCATCTGACTTGTAAATTACTCTCTTTGAGGGGCTGTAATaccagtaaaaataacaggagtacttgtggcaccttagagactaacaaatttattagagcataagctttcgtgggctacaacccacttcttcggatgcatatccggactcacagatcgtgcccactcttggccccgtgcggtccgtggggggtgccccttttagtgagacagcccttctcgggggtccactctctctcggggtccggcccctccacctcctggatccgcacctctctgagccgcatccgaagaagtgggttgtagcccacgaaagcttatgctctaataaatttgttagtctctaaggtgccacaagtactcctgttatttttgcggatacagactaacacggctgctactctgaaacctgtaatacCAGTCTCCATCCCCAGGTGACGCTGTGGGTTCCTTTTGAGGATTCTTCTAGCCGACGGCGTTCCTCCTCTGTGATTCCTGGGTGTGGGATCTGTAATTTCACCCCTGTCGCCTAGGTGGCGATGTGGGAAAATCTAGCGCTGTGAGGGATTTCTCCTGGCTGCAGGACCCGTCCTCTTTGGTTTTCGGTAAGGGGGTGGACCTTGTAGTGAGTGCACCCAATGGAGATCAACGATGTGATGATTGGCCGCGACGGGACCCAATGGGCGCTGGTCCGTGGGAAGCAGGTACCGGGCGGGGCGGAAGAGGCGGCTGGACTGCTGGTGATGGGGCTGCTGACTATTCTGAAGAAGATGCGACAGAAGGAGCGGGAGCTGCGGCTTCTCATGCTGTATCCTTTTGCAGGGGGAGAGGATGGGCGGTACCAAGTATCGCGTGATAAAGGGGCTTCTATCTTTTAGATGTGGGAGCTGACGGCAGTACcaaggagttgggggggagggatgtatCCTGTGTGTCTGGGGTTTGGGCTGGACCAACAGTTCTGGGGTGTATCCTGTGGGTCTGGGCTGTAccggggtgctggggggaggtgtATCCTGTGGGTCTGAGCTGTACCAAcagttctggggggagggggtgtatcCTGTGGGTTTGGGCTGTACCAAGGGGTTTGGGGGAACGGATGTATCCTCTGGGTATGGGATCTGGGCTCTACCAAGTGTCCTGGAGGAGTGCTATATtatgggggtgagggggaccAACTGTCCTGGGGGGCTGTATCCAGTGAATAGAGGGGTAAATAAGGTTGTACCAAGCGCTGTGAGGGGCTGATGGAAGAGGAAGGGGCTGCGCTGGTCCCAACTGGGAGTTTCCTTTTTATGGGCTGATCCACCATCCAGCTGTGACACcaacatccctccccccccccccccacacacacacacactctctctctcatgtggCTTTCCATGTTCTGAGCTGCCATCTCCTTGACCTGCCTCCCACAGTGGCCTAGACAATGCTGGCAAAACCACCATCCTGAAGAAGTTCAACGGGGAGGATATCGACACCATCTCGCCCACACTGGGCTTCAACATCAAAACCCTGGAGCACCGGGGGTGAGCGCCCAGTGGAGTGTCTGATCTATCCAAAGGCCCCAAAACCTGCCCAGCCCATCCATCCCCTGGAGAGGATTGTCCCTCCAAAGTctgatttccccccgccccccagggcaggattatccacccctccccacactgcaaaCCCTCAGCCTCTGCTCAGCCCTGGTTTCAAACCCCCTTAGCCATAGGTGGTAGCACTGTGGGAAAGGATCTTGGGGTTtcagtggatcataaattgaatatcatggtctaggtttgcttggtcctgccacagtgcagggggctggacttgatggcttctcaaggtcttttccagccctatatttcgtGATTCTATAGTGTGCCCTTGGAGAGCTGATTCCCCTGCCTAATAGATCTCAGTAACCCTGATTCTTTACTCCAAGTTCTGTACAGATCCCTCACCTCATTCCCCTAACAGTTCCTGCTCCCCCTTGAGCTTAACCCCCTTCAGATCATGGGGGTGGTTCTTCCGCCTTCCCAGGCGTCACTTAGCCAAAGCAAGATGAGGCTTTATTGACagatcccctgccccccaccctcagctcagcccCTTGCTCACTTTCTGTCACTCTTAAGGGATTTGGAGCCAAGAAGGTTTGGTCTCCCCAGAGCCAGATGCAGAGGGAACATCCCCTCCTTACTCCAGGATGCCTGTttcccagtgcatgctgggatcttGCCTGACTGCCCCTTTACCTCCACACTCTGTGTCTTTTTCTACTGCTCAGGTTCAAGCTGAACATCTGGGACGTGGGCGGACAGACATCCCTGCGCTCCTACTGGCGCAACTACTTTGAGAGCACGGATGGTCTCATCTGGGTGGTGGACAGCGCTGACCAGCAGCGCCTGCAGGTCTGCAAACAGGAGTTGCAGAGCCTCCTGGTGGAAGAGGTGTGAACTGCATCTatccggggggcagggagggtctatatcgggggtgggagggagctgtaCCAATTctcttggagggtgggggggttgtaTCCTGCCAGGAAAAGTGATATGTATGGGATGGGTTGTATCAAATGTCTTGGGAGAGGCGGTGTAGCTTTTGGGCATGGGGGAGTAGGCTGTACAAAGTGTCCTTCAGGAGGGCTGTATACTGTGAGTAGGTGGGACAACTTCTGGCTGAACTAGGCTGGAGGTAGCTGGAATTTGGGTTGGGATCCCTGAGGGGCCTAGTTTGGTGTGGACCTGCTGGAGGCAGCACCTGCCTCTGCTGCAGAG from Emys orbicularis isolate rEmyOrb1 chromosome 7, rEmyOrb1.hap1, whole genome shotgun sequence encodes:
- the ARL2 gene encoding ADP-ribosylation factor-like protein 2 isoform X2 translates to MGLLTILKKMRQKERELRLLMLYPFAGGEDGRGLDNAGKTTILKKFNGEDIDTISPTLGFNIKTLEHRGFKLNIWDVGGQTSLRSYWRNYFESTDGLIWVVDSADQQRLQVCKQELQSLLVEERLAGATLLIFANKQDLPGALSSTAIREALELDSIKSHHWCIQACSAFTGENLLTGIDWLLDDISSRIFTTD
- the ARL2 gene encoding ADP-ribosylation factor-like protein 2 isoform X1, with translation MGLLTILKKMRQKERELRLLMLGLDNAGKTTILKKFNGEDIDTISPTLGFNIKTLEHRGFKLNIWDVGGQTSLRSYWRNYFESTDGLIWVVDSADQQRLQVCKQELQSLLVEERLAGATLLIFANKQDLPGALSSTAIREALELDSIKSHHWCIQACSAFTGENLLTGIDWLLDDISSRIFTTD